In Argonema galeatum A003/A1, one DNA window encodes the following:
- the sppA gene encoding signal peptide peptidase SppA: protein MIWPFKPKFRKQIAHIEVTGAIAGATRKWVLEALKTVEEKRFPVLLLRIDSPGGTVGDSQEIYSALKRLQEKVKIVASFGNISASGGVYIAMGAQHIIANPGTITGSIGVILRGNNLERLLDKVGVSFKTIKSGPYKDILAFDRELTEPEENILQELIDISYQQFVQTVAEARNLTVETVKSFADGRIFTGEQALQLGIVDRLGTEEDARRWAAELAGLDPDKARCYNFEERKPVLSRLLSGNSKMSSGLSSGIDWLEFELSTSGLPLWLYRP from the coding sequence ATGATTTGGCCTTTTAAGCCTAAGTTTCGCAAACAAATTGCCCACATTGAAGTTACTGGCGCGATCGCCGGTGCTACCCGAAAATGGGTTCTCGAAGCCCTTAAAACCGTTGAGGAAAAACGTTTTCCTGTCTTACTGCTGCGAATCGATAGTCCTGGCGGCACGGTGGGGGATTCCCAAGAAATCTACAGCGCTCTGAAGCGTCTGCAAGAAAAAGTCAAAATTGTCGCCAGTTTTGGGAATATTTCAGCGTCTGGTGGCGTATACATTGCTATGGGAGCCCAGCACATCATCGCCAACCCAGGCACGATTACCGGCAGCATCGGAGTTATTCTGCGCGGCAATAACCTGGAACGCCTGCTAGACAAAGTTGGCGTTTCTTTCAAAACCATCAAATCCGGCCCCTACAAAGACATTCTGGCCTTTGACCGAGAACTGACGGAACCAGAAGAAAATATTTTGCAAGAGTTGATCGATATTAGCTATCAACAGTTTGTGCAAACGGTGGCAGAGGCGCGAAACCTGACGGTAGAAACTGTTAAGAGTTTTGCAGATGGGCGCATTTTTACTGGAGAACAAGCCTTACAATTGGGCATAGTCGATCGCTTGGGTACTGAGGAAGACGCCCGCCGCTGGGCAGCTGAACTGGCAGGACTCGACCCCGATAAAGCCCGCTGCTACAACTTTGAAGAACGCAAACCCGTCCTAAGTCGCCTGCTGTCGGGAAACAGCAAGATGTCATCTGGACTATCATCGGGCATCGATTGGTTAGAATTTGAGCTGTCTACTAGCGGTCTGCCTTTGTGGCTCTACAGACCTTAA
- a CDS encoding cytochrome c oxidase subunit I has protein sequence MTNNSIQITEESENRNSEPDTNWQEYFSFSTDHKVIGVQYMVTTFIFFLIGGLLAMIIRGELLTPESDLVDRSLYNGLFTLHGTVMIFLWIIPFNAGLANYLVPLMIGAKDMAFPVLNAIAFWIIPPAGILLLSSFLVQGRPAQAGWWSYPPISLQNPTGYPINGKSIWILSVMLLGISSIMGGVNFITTIVWMRASGMTFFRMPIFVWTVLSAQLLQLICLPSLTGAIVLLFFDLTFGTNFFKPLENGDPIIYQHLFWFYSHPAVYVMALPARGIFSEILPAFSRNPLFGYRSVAIASFGIGLVSIFVWVHHMFASATPNWMRILFMVSSMLVALPTGVKVFAWTATVWNGRLHLLTPMLFALGGVVMFVFGGITGIMLSSVPFDIHVNNTYFVVDHFHYVVHNTITMAIFAAIYFWFPKITGRMYAEGWGKVHFFLTFIGANLTFFPMHPLGLQGMVRRVSSYDTQFQGWNIIASLGGFLLGMSTLPFIANMVGSLLLGKKVSDNPWHATGLEWKTSSPPPRENFEQIPVVNEPPYNYNSKTIPEAAATQE, from the coding sequence ATGACAAATAACTCTATCCAAATTACTGAAGAATCGGAAAATCGCAACAGCGAACCTGATACCAACTGGCAGGAATATTTCAGCTTTAGCACCGACCATAAAGTTATCGGTGTTCAGTACATGGTGACGACCTTTATTTTCTTTTTGATTGGCGGGCTGTTGGCGATGATTATTCGGGGCGAACTGCTTACTCCCGAATCAGATTTGGTCGATCGCTCTTTATATAATGGCTTATTCACCTTGCACGGTACAGTGATGATTTTCCTGTGGATTATCCCATTCAATGCTGGTCTTGCCAACTACTTAGTGCCGTTGATGATTGGCGCAAAAGACATGGCGTTTCCAGTTCTGAATGCGATCGCTTTTTGGATAATTCCCCCAGCAGGTATCTTGCTACTATCAAGCTTTTTAGTACAAGGCAGACCCGCACAAGCTGGCTGGTGGTCTTACCCACCAATCAGCCTCCAAAACCCAACTGGTTATCCCATCAACGGCAAGTCAATTTGGATACTAAGTGTAATGCTACTGGGTATCTCCTCGATTATGGGGGGAGTCAACTTTATTACCACAATTGTTTGGATGCGGGCATCGGGGATGACGTTTTTTCGGATGCCGATTTTCGTTTGGACAGTTCTCAGCGCCCAGTTGTTGCAACTAATTTGCCTACCTTCCCTGACGGGTGCGATCGTACTGTTATTTTTTGACCTCACTTTTGGCACAAATTTCTTCAAACCCCTAGAAAATGGCGACCCAATCATCTATCAGCACCTATTTTGGTTCTACTCCCATCCGGCAGTTTACGTGATGGCGCTGCCTGCTAGAGGCATTTTTTCGGAAATTCTCCCCGCCTTTTCTCGCAATCCTTTGTTTGGCTATCGATCGGTTGCGATCGCCTCCTTCGGGATTGGTTTAGTCAGCATCTTCGTCTGGGTACACCATATGTTTGCCAGTGCTACACCCAATTGGATGCGGATACTCTTCATGGTTTCCTCAATGTTGGTTGCTCTACCTACTGGTGTCAAAGTATTTGCGTGGACTGCTACCGTTTGGAATGGCAGATTGCACCTTTTAACCCCCATGTTATTTGCCTTGGGAGGTGTGGTGATGTTTGTTTTCGGTGGAATTACTGGCATCATGCTTAGTTCAGTGCCGTTTGATATTCATGTCAACAATACCTACTTTGTGGTAGATCACTTCCACTACGTCGTCCACAATACAATAACGATGGCAATCTTTGCGGCGATTTACTTCTGGTTCCCAAAAATAACCGGGCGGATGTACGCCGAAGGCTGGGGAAAAGTGCATTTCTTTTTAACTTTTATCGGTGCTAATCTCACTTTCTTCCCCATGCACCCACTGGGTTTACAAGGCATGGTGCGCCGCGTTTCCTCTTACGATACGCAGTTCCAAGGATGGAATATTATTGCTAGCTTGGGGGGGTTTTTGTTGGGGATGTCTACGCTGCCCTTTATTGCCAATATGGTCGGTTCTTTGCTATTGGGTAAAAAAGTATCCGACAATCCCTGGCACGCTACAGGGTTGGAGTGGAAGACTTCTTCGCCACCACCGAGGGAGAACTTTGAGCAAATTCCTGTTGTCAATGAGCCGCCTTATAACTACAACTCTAAAACGATACCAGAGGCCGCCGCTACTCAAGAATAG
- a CDS encoding FUSC family protein, with the protein MVLVTLIHNPLAILVCILLLIVAAMSVRPLSYGIFITLLTPVVILLLNVTSKGGWEIGALRIVDSLIGGTLALLGSYLLFPSWERQQLPAQLETTILANLAYFQQVVASYLNPERAPYTETIVNLRHQAALENANIAAAVQRLLGEPRHVRGEVEPMAMLTLYIRGFFSSVTALAEHQRKFSPEYEFADIKRFTDAIVQVLENLANALQQGQPPQPLPALDTYLEAIHDRIEQLHTARISDLATNPSTVTPTLQAVREQTPVSTQLDRIAYEVRTIHCAIGRLQESL; encoded by the coding sequence ATTGTCTTAGTCACACTCATCCACAATCCATTGGCAATCTTAGTTTGCATCCTGCTGCTGATAGTCGCTGCCATGTCGGTGCGGCCTCTTAGCTACGGTATCTTCATCACTCTCCTCACACCCGTCGTCATATTGCTACTCAACGTGACGAGTAAAGGTGGCTGGGAGATAGGAGCATTACGCATCGTCGATAGCTTAATTGGCGGCACTTTAGCATTACTCGGCAGCTATCTGTTATTCCCCAGTTGGGAACGACAGCAACTTCCAGCACAACTAGAAACAACGATTCTCGCCAATCTTGCTTACTTTCAACAGGTTGTCGCCAGCTATCTCAACCCAGAACGAGCGCCATATACTGAGACGATCGTAAACCTGCGTCATCAAGCAGCATTGGAGAATGCCAATATTGCTGCTGCTGTTCAAAGGTTATTGGGCGAACCCCGTCACGTTCGAGGAGAGGTCGAACCGATGGCGATGCTGACGCTCTACATTCGTGGCTTTTTCAGCTCGGTCACGGCTCTAGCGGAACACCAACGGAAATTTAGCCCAGAGTACGAATTTGCGGATATTAAGCGATTTACCGATGCCATTGTCCAAGTTTTGGAGAACTTAGCAAATGCCCTGCAACAAGGACAGCCACCCCAGCCTTTACCCGCGCTGGATACTTATCTCGAAGCAATTCACGATCGGATCGAACAGTTACATACCGCTCGGATATCAGATCTGGCAACAAATCCAAGTACTGTAACGCCTACCTTGCAAGCAGTGAGAGAACAAACTCCCGTTTCCACCCAACTGGATCGAATTGCCTATGAAGTTAGAACTATACACTGTGCGATCGGTCGTCTACAAGAATCACTTTAA
- a CDS encoding DMT family transporter, producing the protein METKLAESKLPFASLLLIAPFFLWGTAMVAMKGIIPQTTPLFMAGVRLVPAGVLVLVFAMITGRPQPRTWSAWLWISLFALVDGALFQGFLAEGLVRTSAGLGSVMIDSQPLAVALLSLWLFQERIGLWGWLGLGIGVLGISLIGLPDGWIMNLLQGSAQAPSIDIQQLFHNGEWLMLLAALSMAVGTILIRLVCRYADPVSATGWHMILGGLPLFALSAATETQQWQHLDFSSWIALSYSTIFGSALAYGLFFYFAKSGSLTSLSSLTFLTPVFALLFGNFFLSEMLEPYQWMGVCLTLVSIYLVNQRDTLAKLLQPKISDSETPASVKLLEPSKVELAELPIKIPESESEIWR; encoded by the coding sequence ATTGAAACAAAACTAGCTGAGTCGAAACTACCTTTTGCTTCCCTACTTCTAATCGCGCCCTTTTTCCTGTGGGGTACGGCAATGGTAGCGATGAAAGGCATCATCCCACAGACAACGCCGCTGTTTATGGCTGGGGTACGCCTCGTGCCAGCAGGTGTTTTGGTGTTGGTATTTGCCATGATAACGGGAAGACCCCAACCCCGCACTTGGTCGGCTTGGTTGTGGATAAGTTTGTTTGCCCTCGTGGATGGGGCGCTGTTTCAAGGCTTTTTAGCAGAGGGATTGGTTCGCACCAGTGCTGGTTTGGGTTCGGTAATGATCGACTCCCAACCTCTGGCTGTAGCGCTGCTCTCCCTGTGGCTATTTCAGGAGCGGATTGGATTGTGGGGATGGTTGGGACTTGGGATAGGCGTCCTGGGGATCAGTTTGATTGGTTTACCGGATGGGTGGATAATGAATCTGCTGCAAGGTAGCGCTCAAGCACCATCAATAGACATCCAGCAGTTGTTTCATAATGGCGAGTGGCTGATGTTGCTGGCCGCCCTTTCAATGGCAGTGGGAACTATCCTCATTCGGCTCGTATGCCGCTATGCCGACCCTGTGAGCGCCACCGGCTGGCACATGATTTTGGGCGGTTTGCCCTTGTTTGCCCTCTCAGCCGCCACAGAAACCCAGCAGTGGCAACATCTGGATTTCTCCAGCTGGATAGCATTAAGCTACTCAACTATTTTTGGCAGTGCTTTAGCCTACGGTCTATTCTTTTACTTTGCCAAAAGCGGCAGCTTAACCAGCCTCAGTTCCCTCACCTTTCTAACCCCAGTATTTGCCCTCCTATTCGGCAACTTCTTCCTATCCGAAATGCTAGAGCCATATCAGTGGATGGGAGTCTGCCTAACTCTAGTCAGCATCTACCTAGTCAATCAGCGAGATACACTCGCAAAGTTACTGCAACCCAAGATATCTGACAGTGAAACACCTGCATCAGTCAAGCTATTAGAGCCTTCCAAAGTAGAATTGGCGGAGCTTCCCATCAAAATACCTGAATCTGAATCAGAAATTTGGCGTTAA
- a CDS encoding HEAT repeat domain-containing protein — protein MMPSRSALLLLSCMTCLGFARNAVGAQVNAYSTHKPTLLRDLPLALVVPTGTTKLLASSTVADIVDIVAQRRSPTPTQKPTTTDTIPDFSFDKQKPTTKPTPVPKSSKSYWALWWIGTGTVLIVIAGGLLYLLRHSDEKTEPIAQEQPPEPESFESGSSEHSNLEASNSQPNSFELQPDKNGHSNGASSVLENKHPDESISQSQVEPNSYNSGISWSSENKHSEESTPVPQADVNSYNSDISPIADNKNLEQSTAVPQAEALEVREPTRLPKINIVDELIKDLQNPDPTKRRKAIWELAQRGDSRAMQPLLELLMDADSKQRSLILEALSQIGTRTLKPMNRALAISLQDENAEVRKNAIRDLTRIYDMMAQVSQLLRHAIDDPDAEVQETARWALTQLSRIRGLPATDNLSNRPNYKNPPEN, from the coding sequence ATGATGCCCTCACGCTCCGCTTTACTTCTGCTCTCTTGTATGACTTGCCTGGGCTTTGCCCGCAATGCAGTTGGAGCGCAAGTTAATGCCTACAGCACGCATAAGCCTACGCTACTGCGAGACTTGCCTCTAGCGCTAGTTGTTCCGACCGGAACTACCAAGTTGCTTGCAAGTTCAACAGTCGCAGATATCGTCGATATCGTCGCTCAGCGTCGCTCCCCAACCCCAACTCAAAAACCCACTACGACTGACACAATTCCAGACTTTAGCTTCGACAAACAAAAACCTACCACCAAGCCAACTCCAGTTCCTAAAAGTTCTAAGTCCTACTGGGCGTTGTGGTGGATAGGTACGGGAACAGTCCTCATTGTTATTGCTGGGGGACTGCTCTACTTGCTCAGACATTCTGATGAAAAGACAGAACCTATAGCACAAGAGCAACCCCCAGAGCCAGAATCATTTGAAAGTGGCTCTAGCGAACACTCCAATCTTGAAGCCTCAAACTCTCAACCCAACTCCTTTGAGCTGCAACCTGACAAAAACGGTCACAGCAATGGCGCTTCATCGGTTCTGGAAAATAAACATCCAGACGAATCAATCTCACAGTCGCAGGTAGAACCTAACAGCTACAACAGTGGCATTTCTTGGAGTTCGGAAAATAAACATTCCGAAGAATCTACCCCAGTGCCCCAGGCAGATGTTAACAGCTATAACAGTGACATTTCGCCAATTGCTGACAATAAAAATTTAGAACAATCAACGGCAGTGCCGCAGGCAGAGGCGTTGGAAGTTCGAGAACCTACTCGCCTGCCGAAAATTAATATTGTTGATGAATTAATCAAAGATCTACAAAATCCCGATCCGACTAAGCGGCGCAAGGCTATTTGGGAGCTAGCACAACGGGGAGACTCTAGAGCGATGCAGCCCTTACTGGAGTTGTTGATGGATGCAGACTCGAAACAACGTAGCTTAATTTTAGAGGCGCTCTCGCAAATTGGCACCCGGACGCTCAAACCTATGAATCGTGCTTTAGCAATCTCGCTGCAAGATGAAAATGCGGAGGTGCGGAAGAACGCCATTCGGGACTTGACGCGGATTTACGATATGATGGCTCAAGTTAGCCAACTGCTGCGCCATGCGATCGACGATCCTGATGCAGAGGTGCAAGAAACTGCCCGCTGGGCTTTAACCCAGTTGAGTCGCATCCGGGGATTGCCCGCTACAGATAATTTATCGAATCGGCCAAATTATAAGAATCCACCGGAGAATTGA
- a CDS encoding ABC transporter substrate-binding protein, protein MLKRCLQWLSVTILCFSLLILTGCQASTGGNSNVIHLTLWHSMNPPPSRDVFQKFVDKFNQNHTDIQVESLYTGQADQQMPKILTAVVGNAAPDMLWFDSLLTGKLVELGAIQPLEDWLNNSPLKSEIVPSLFEGMVLDDRIWSIPFTTSNLAIFYRPSLFKAAGITKLPETWSELRQVAKKLTLDKNGDRHIDQHGIILPLGKGEWTVFSWLPFMFSAEGELLKDDRPNLVNPGAIAALQLWSDLLKDGSAILSQPERGYEEDAFIAGKIAMQIKGSWNVSFFDKVGIDFGVFPMPKAKKKATIVGGANMFVMTTTPEREQASLKFLEYVLSEEFQTELSLKIGFLPINIKSKNSKIYQKFVAKQPEMKVFLDQMNSARSRPIIAGYTRLSENLGRAIEETLLGNSPKEALQKAQDRLKLIWETE, encoded by the coding sequence ATGCTAAAACGGTGTTTGCAGTGGCTTTCGGTAACTATACTATGCTTCAGCTTACTAATTTTAACCGGCTGTCAGGCATCAACTGGTGGTAATAGTAATGTCATTCACCTGACTTTGTGGCATAGCATGAATCCGCCACCAAGTCGCGATGTGTTTCAAAAATTTGTAGATAAATTCAATCAAAATCATACCGATATCCAAGTAGAATCCCTTTACACTGGTCAAGCGGATCAGCAAATGCCGAAGATTTTAACCGCAGTAGTCGGTAATGCTGCACCGGATATGTTATGGTTTGATTCCCTACTCACGGGTAAATTGGTTGAATTAGGAGCAATTCAACCGCTTGAAGATTGGCTAAATAATTCCCCATTAAAGTCGGAAATTGTTCCGAGCTTATTTGAAGGAATGGTGCTGGACGATCGCATCTGGTCTATCCCTTTTACTACCAGTAATTTAGCAATTTTTTATCGTCCCAGTCTATTTAAAGCAGCAGGTATTACCAAACTACCCGAAACCTGGTCAGAACTAAGGCAAGTTGCCAAAAAACTGACTCTTGATAAAAATGGCGATCGGCACATAGACCAGCATGGTATAATTTTACCTTTGGGTAAGGGAGAATGGACTGTTTTCAGCTGGTTGCCTTTCATGTTCAGTGCTGAAGGCGAGTTGCTGAAAGACGATCGACCAAATTTAGTAAATCCTGGTGCGATCGCAGCTTTGCAACTTTGGTCAGACTTACTAAAAGACGGTTCGGCTATCCTTTCCCAACCAGAACGCGGTTATGAAGAAGACGCTTTTATTGCCGGTAAAATAGCGATGCAAATAAAGGGTTCTTGGAATGTTAGCTTTTTCGATAAAGTTGGCATAGATTTCGGTGTTTTCCCAATGCCAAAAGCAAAGAAAAAAGCGACAATCGTAGGAGGAGCCAATATGTTTGTCATGACAACTACTCCCGAACGAGAGCAAGCATCGCTGAAGTTTTTGGAGTATGTTTTAAGCGAAGAATTCCAAACTGAATTATCTTTAAAAATCGGGTTTTTACCGATAAATATAAAATCTAAAAATAGCAAAATTTACCAAAAATTCGTCGCCAAACAGCCAGAAATGAAAGTGTTTTTAGATCAGATGAATTCGGCCCGATCGCGTCCTATTATCGCTGGATATACTCGTCTATCAGAAAATCTCGGTCGAGCCATTGAAGAAACTCTTCTCGGTAATTCCCCAAAAGAAGCTCTGCAAAAAGCTCAAGACCGCCTCAAACTGATTTGGGAGACGGAATAG
- a CDS encoding SDR family oxidoreductase: protein MSYSPNLLKDQKALVTGASSGIGEGVARALAASGASVVVNYHSEQEAAEKIVSEIRSLGGEAIAIGANVAKEEEVLSMFDQMYQHFGTIDILVNNAGLQKDSAFVDMTLDHWNLVMGINLTGQFLCAREAAKEFLKRGVKPDISSAAGKIICMSSVHEVIPWAGHVNYATSKGGIHMMMQSIAQELAPHRIRVNSIAPGAIKTPINKTAWDTPEAEAKLLKLIPAKRVGDVADIAKAAVWLASDDSDYVNGETLFVDGGMTLYPGFATGG from the coding sequence ATGAGCTATTCCCCTAATCTTCTTAAAGATCAAAAAGCACTTGTAACGGGTGCAAGTTCCGGTATTGGTGAAGGAGTCGCCCGCGCTTTGGCTGCATCGGGTGCTTCTGTTGTAGTCAACTACCATTCTGAACAGGAAGCAGCAGAGAAGATTGTCAGCGAAATTCGATCGCTCGGTGGGGAAGCGATCGCCATTGGTGCAAATGTCGCCAAGGAAGAGGAAGTTTTGTCGATGTTTGACCAAATGTACCAGCACTTTGGCACGATCGACATCCTGGTAAACAACGCCGGATTGCAAAAAGACTCAGCCTTTGTAGACATGACTCTCGACCATTGGAATTTGGTTATGGGCATCAACCTAACCGGACAATTTCTCTGTGCCCGTGAAGCGGCAAAAGAGTTTCTCAAGCGGGGCGTGAAGCCAGATATCTCCAGTGCCGCAGGCAAAATCATTTGTATGAGTTCGGTACATGAGGTGATTCCTTGGGCGGGTCACGTCAACTACGCTACCAGTAAGGGCGGCATCCACATGATGATGCAGAGTATTGCCCAGGAACTCGCACCCCACAGAATTCGGGTCAATAGCATTGCACCCGGTGCTATTAAAACTCCCATCAATAAAACAGCCTGGGACACGCCAGAAGCTGAGGCAAAATTACTAAAACTCATTCCCGCAAAACGAGTTGGAGATGTAGCAGACATCGCCAAAGCTGCTGTTTGGCTTGCCTCGGATGACTCAGATTATGTGAATGGTGAAACTCTATTTGTAGACGGCGGCATGACTCTGTATCCAGGGTTTGCCACGGGGGGCTAA
- a CDS encoding cytochrome c oxidase subunit 3 has protein sequence MPNPTHHIDESPIRFDRLVQSLPNWLQRFLPIGGGIAHDHHGKGMFGVTVFLLSESLVFLSFFFTYIALRLTDYNWITPGIKRPELSKFIIINTVVLLSSSFVIQAAENALKHHKIIRFRWLWALSSGMGIYFLVGQGIEWSNLNFRLTTGLMGGTFYLLTGFHGLHVFTGILLQLLMFFRSFLRGNYNNGHFGVSATTLFWHFVDVIWVVLFSPIYLWPP, from the coding sequence ATGCCAAATCCTACACATCACATAGATGAAAGCCCGATCCGTTTCGATCGCTTAGTACAATCCCTCCCGAATTGGTTACAAAGGTTCTTACCAATTGGTGGCGGCATCGCTCACGATCATCATGGTAAAGGGATGTTCGGCGTTACCGTATTTTTGCTGTCGGAAAGCCTAGTTTTTCTTAGCTTTTTCTTCACCTATATTGCTCTACGATTGACCGATTACAACTGGATTACGCCTGGTATCAAAAGACCGGAATTGTCTAAATTTATTATTATTAATACTGTGGTACTGCTTTCAAGTAGCTTCGTTATTCAAGCCGCAGAAAACGCCCTCAAGCACCATAAAATTATTAGATTTCGCTGGCTTTGGGCTTTGAGTTCTGGGATGGGAATTTACTTCTTAGTTGGTCAGGGAATTGAGTGGAGTAACCTTAACTTCCGGCTGACTACCGGGCTGATGGGTGGTACATTTTACCTGCTGACAGGCTTCCACGGGCTGCACGTTTTTACCGGCATTCTCTTGCAGTTGCTCATGTTTTTTCGTTCCTTTCTTCGGGGCAACTACAACAATGGTCACTTTGGTGTCAGTGCAACTACTTTGTTCTGGCACTTTGTTGACGTGATTTGGGTTGTCCTATTCTCGCCGATCTATCTCTGGCCACCCTAG
- a CDS encoding YccS/YhfK family membrane protein: MNICRRVSSVPSPSLPSIHQRPLNWLWQQFQLKPGKPAILYGLRTLLAVSGPIAVGFVAGHPAASAIAVMAAMFVGMVDGGGAYRQKATAMLATTIGVTVALLIANLVSNTLWLAIPTTFLVMFIAGLAGLFGTTAATVSLVTSIMFIVSLARFASFPDLSTVLQQCVLCLAGGVWAMVLSLGLWVLRPYAPVMKAAATCYATLSKFLGTASDIPLNPEERREWAEELLQAQDSVIRDLTSARSVWSAVRTSPETANLRGNQLLVLIEDANQIVNSATGRWHRIRGDCRHCLSHTHPQSIGNLSLHPAADSRCHVGAAS, encoded by the coding sequence TTGAATATCTGTCGGCGGGTATCTTCCGTTCCTTCTCCCAGTTTGCCATCTATCCATCAACGACCTCTAAACTGGCTATGGCAGCAGTTTCAGCTTAAGCCCGGTAAGCCTGCCATCCTCTACGGCTTGCGTACTCTTTTGGCAGTGAGTGGCCCCATAGCAGTGGGATTCGTTGCAGGTCATCCTGCTGCCAGTGCGATCGCGGTAATGGCAGCCATGTTTGTTGGGATGGTGGATGGGGGTGGAGCCTATCGCCAGAAAGCGACGGCAATGCTGGCGACGACAATTGGGGTTACTGTGGCGTTGCTAATCGCAAATCTAGTTAGCAACACCCTCTGGCTAGCTATTCCAACGACGTTTCTGGTGATGTTCATTGCAGGCTTAGCTGGTTTGTTTGGCACGACCGCCGCAACGGTTAGCCTGGTGACATCAATTATGTTTATCGTCTCGCTAGCCAGATTTGCTTCGTTCCCCGATTTGTCTACAGTTCTTCAGCAATGTGTGCTGTGCCTAGCTGGAGGTGTATGGGCGATGGTGTTATCTCTAGGATTGTGGGTGCTGCGCCCCTATGCACCCGTTATGAAGGCAGCCGCAACCTGTTATGCTACATTGAGCAAATTTTTGGGAACTGCAAGCGACATACCCTTAAATCCCGAAGAGCGTCGGGAGTGGGCAGAGGAATTGTTACAAGCTCAGGATAGCGTGATACGGGATTTGACATCAGCCCGGAGTGTCTGGAGTGCTGTGCGGACAAGTCCAGAAACGGCTAACTTACGGGGCAATCAGTTACTCGTTTTAATTGAGGATGCCAACCAAATAGTCAACAGTGCAACGGGTCGTTGGCACCGCATTAGGGGGGATTGTCGGCATTGTCTTAGTCACACTCATCCACAATCCATTGGCAATCTTAGTTTGCATCCTGCTGCTGATAGTCGCTGCCATGTCGGTGCGGCCTCTTAG